The following proteins are co-located in the Chaetodon trifascialis isolate fChaTrf1 chromosome 14, fChaTrf1.hap1, whole genome shotgun sequence genome:
- the slirp gene encoding SRA stem-loop-interacting RNA-binding protein, mitochondrial, translating into MAAPSKKVFEVFVSKIPWTLASKEMREYFGQFGTVKKCLLPFDKETGFHRGFCWVGFTTEEGLNNALEKDPHMLEGAKLQVQRNRRPFEGQKLDKDSEYN; encoded by the exons ATGGCAGCGCCGTCTAAGAAAGTGTTCGAGGTGTTCGTGTCTAAAATACCATGGACTCTGGCCAGCA aggagatgagggagTACTTTGGACAATTTGGCACAGTGAAGAAGTGTCTCCTACCATTT GATAAAGAAACAGGCTTCCACAGAGGCTTCTGCTGGGTGGGATTCAcaacagaggaaggactgaaCAATGCACTTGAGAAAGACCCACACATGCTGGAGGGAGCCAAG ctccaGGTTCAGAGGAACAGACGCCCATTTGAAGGACAGAAGTTGGACAAAGACAGTGAATATAACTGA